CCCCGATGCTGCCACGGCATACAGTGTTTATGTTTACAAGGAGATGAGCGCCTATGTTCTCATTCTACCGGGACTGGGACTGAAGGTGGCCTGCGATAGCATTCTCTATTTCGGGCTGGGAGTGAAAGCCAACTGGTTGAAAGGCAAGATGCTGATGATGGCATTTCTCTCTACCAACGCTTTTATTTTCCTTGTTCCCATGATGCCTGAGCTGGTTGTACTGGCCAGGGAGTCATTGCCGAATGGGGAGGTCAGTCAGGCATTTCTTGATAAAACCGCCACTGAGCAACTGGTCGGTATGTCGAATGTGATTCCGCTGATTCTTGAAATGGTACTGGGTTCGTTCAAGCCCCGGTTATTCGGTGAACGCAGAGAATGATGCAGACTGGAAAGCAATGTCTTCGTCCTAAACAAGTGTTGTGATCAATGCAATTTAACTCAATGACATTGATTCAACGCCTCGAAACTCATGGAGTTTCCATTATGTATCAGCTGCACAATCATATTTTTCTTCTTGCTGTGCTCGCATTGGGTGGCCTTACCGGCTGTCAGCAAGATGAGACTGAAACCAAAGTAGAGAATATTCGCCCCATAAAAACCATCACGCTTACGGCCAAGACTCAAGCGACCGAAGAGCGGAAATTTTCCGGGCTGGTCAGTCCCGCGAACTCGTCCACCCTCAGTTTTGAAGTGTCCGGCAAAGTGATCGAGATTACAGTGGATGTCGGCGATCAAGTGGTCGCCGGTCAGCGATTGGCGGTTATCGATGATGAGCCATTCAAACTTAAGGTCCAGTCGGCCGAGGCGGACTTCAAAAAAGCCAAAGCAAATTTCAGGCATAGTGCAAGCGATTATGAGCGTAAAAGCGAATTGGCAGTAAAGGGCTATGTTTCTGCTTCGGATCTGGACTCGGCATTGGCACAGCGCGATGCGGCCCGTAACCAGGAAGCCATGGCGCTATCCCAATTGAATATCGCCAAAAGGGAGTTGAGAAAAACTGTACTGAAAGCACCGTTCGGCGGATATATCTCAAAACGACTGGTGGAGCCTCACCAGGAGATTGTTTCAGGACAGGAACTCCTGCAGCTCGATGAGTTGGAAGAGGTAGATGTGGAGCTAATGTTGCCTGAGAACATCATTGGTTATCTGAAGCATGGCGATGCCGGCATCGCATCCTTCCCCAGTCTGCAAGGCATTCATGTGGAAGGGCGTATCGACGAGATCGGTACGCTGGCTGAAGCCGCCAATACATTTCCCGTCTCACTGCGCCTCAATCAACGTCCGCACAGCCTCTATCCAGGTATGACCGCAGAAGTCCAACTCATGATCGATCACGGTGAGCAGAACGAGG
This sequence is a window from Candidatus Thiodiazotropha sp. LNASS1. Protein-coding genes within it:
- a CDS encoding efflux RND transporter periplasmic adaptor subunit; amino-acid sequence: MYQLHNHIFLLAVLALGGLTGCQQDETETKVENIRPIKTITLTAKTQATEERKFSGLVSPANSSTLSFEVSGKVIEITVDVGDQVVAGQRLAVIDDEPFKLKVQSAEADFKKAKANFRHSASDYERKSELAVKGYVSASDLDSALAQRDAARNQEAMALSQLNIAKRELRKTVLKAPFGGYISKRLVEPHQEIVSGQELLQLDELEEVDVELMLPENIIGYLKHGDAGIASFPSLQGIHVEGRIDEIGTLAEAANTFPVSLRLNQRPHSLYPGMTAEVQLMIDHGEQNEGFLLPASAIVAGVGTGSGRHFVFVYEPESGTVRKRPVFVSGGQRQMARISEGLKAGDIVAVAGVSFLTDGMKVRLLDEKRD